From Bacillus basilensis, a single genomic window includes:
- a CDS encoding oxidoreductase: protein MTLTMGFIGFGKSANRYHLPYVNTRKNIKVKTIFGRQISEELAAPYKSKGVYFTTDLDELLNDKEIQVVTICTPAHTHYELAKKVILAGKSVIVEKPFCDTVEHAKELLALGREKGVVVMPYQNRRFDGDFLAVKQVVEQGFLGDIVEVESHIDYFRPGSISHEAPKEEGSFYSLGIHTMDRMISLFGRPDTVTYDIRNNEVEGAVDNYFDVGLHYGNQLKIKLKTNHVVAKDYPRFIVHGTNGSFIKYGEDQQENDLKAGIMPESAGFGEDSPMYYGVAKYRNANGDWIEKQIKTPLGDYGRFYDAAYETIVNGAPKLVKDEEAVTNIEILENGFVAPSPSVYKLEALNLNE from the coding sequence ATGACATTAACAATGGGCTTTATTGGATTTGGAAAATCAGCTAACCGCTATCATTTACCGTATGTAAATACACGTAAAAATATAAAAGTAAAAACGATTTTTGGCCGCCAAATTAGTGAAGAATTAGCGGCTCCATATAAGAGTAAAGGTGTTTATTTCACTACTGATTTGGACGAATTGTTGAATGACAAAGAAATCCAAGTAGTGACAATCTGTACGCCAGCACATACGCATTACGAATTAGCGAAAAAAGTTATACTTGCTGGGAAATCGGTTATCGTTGAAAAACCATTTTGCGATACAGTAGAACATGCGAAAGAATTATTAGCTTTAGGACGAGAGAAAGGTGTAGTAGTTATGCCTTATCAAAACCGTCGTTTTGATGGTGATTTCTTAGCTGTTAAGCAAGTTGTGGAACAAGGATTCCTTGGTGATATTGTTGAAGTTGAATCACACATTGATTACTTCCGTCCTGGCTCCATCTCTCATGAAGCTCCAAAAGAAGAAGGTTCATTCTACAGTTTAGGTATTCATACGATGGACCGTATGATTTCATTATTTGGCCGTCCAGATACTGTTACATACGATATTCGTAATAATGAAGTGGAAGGTGCGGTTGATAATTATTTCGATGTTGGTCTACATTACGGAAATCAGTTGAAAATTAAACTGAAAACGAACCATGTTGTAGCGAAAGATTATCCACGCTTTATCGTTCATGGAACAAATGGATCGTTTATTAAATACGGTGAAGATCAGCAGGAAAATGATCTGAAAGCGGGTATTATGCCTGAGAGTGCAGGATTTGGTGAAGATTCGCCGATGTACTATGGGGTAGCGAAATATCGCAATGCAAACGGTGATTGGATTGAAAAACAAATTAAAACGCCGCTTGGTGATTACGGTCGTTTCTATGATGCAGCGTATGAAACAATTGTAAATGGTGCTCCAAAACTTGTGAAAGACGAAGAAGCGGTAACGAATATTGAAATCTTGGAAAACGGATTTGTTGCTCCATCACCTTCAGTTTACAAACTTGAGGCTTTAAACTTGAATGAATAG
- a CDS encoding PhzF family phenazine biosynthesis protein, translating into MKTIKVFHYDAFTNKPNMGNPAGVVLEADGLTEGEMQRTAEKVGFNETSFVLSSEVADIRMRYFTPGYEMDLCGHGTVGTIYALRERGLLEEKANLTIETKAGILPIQIVVNENEETFIKMGQAAPQFKDFAGSTEALAHSIGLEENDLDVSLPIVYGSTGNWTVIVPIKNLDACERMRPHNDAFPSVLKEIPNASIHPVCLETYDEQVQMHGRHFSSAYAGTIEDPVTGTASGVMGAYYATYLEKDFNHEMELIVEQGQEMNKDGRVTVYVTKDVENENLQIDIAGTAVYVKEFEVSI; encoded by the coding sequence ATGAAGACTATAAAGGTATTTCATTACGATGCATTTACGAATAAACCGAATATGGGTAATCCAGCAGGTGTTGTATTAGAGGCGGATGGATTAACAGAAGGGGAGATGCAGCGTACTGCTGAAAAAGTTGGATTTAACGAAACATCTTTCGTTCTTTCTTCAGAAGTAGCAGATATAAGAATGCGTTATTTTACACCTGGTTATGAAATGGATTTATGTGGACACGGGACAGTTGGGACTATATATGCCTTGCGTGAAAGAGGTTTATTAGAAGAGAAAGCAAACCTTACGATTGAAACGAAGGCCGGGATTTTACCGATACAAATAGTTGTAAATGAAAATGAAGAAACCTTTATTAAAATGGGGCAGGCAGCACCTCAGTTTAAAGATTTTGCAGGTTCAACAGAAGCATTAGCTCATAGTATTGGTTTAGAAGAAAATGATTTAGATGTAAGTTTACCAATTGTATATGGAAGTACGGGGAACTGGACTGTAATTGTACCGATTAAAAATCTAGATGCATGTGAGAGAATGAGACCTCATAATGATGCATTCCCATCCGTATTAAAAGAAATACCTAATGCTTCTATTCATCCAGTTTGTTTAGAAACTTATGATGAACAGGTGCAAATGCATGGGCGTCATTTCTCATCAGCTTATGCTGGAACGATTGAAGATCCAGTGACAGGAACAGCTTCAGGTGTAATGGGAGCGTATTATGCGACGTATTTGGAGAAAGATTTTAATCATGAAATGGAGTTAATCGTTGAACAAGGACAGGAAATGAATAAAGATGGTCGTGTAACGGTATATGTAACGAAAGATGTAGAAAATGAGAATTTACAAATTGATATTGCGGGAACAGCGGTGTATGTGAAAGAGTTTGAAGTTTCAATATAA
- a CDS encoding MBL fold metallo-hydrolase has translation MMKNFVCTTCGVQYAASVEEPVSCHICDEERQYVNPKGQSWTTLENLQTDDTYKNEIIEEENGLYSITTKPEFAIGQTAFVVKTESYRLLWDCITYLDETTIEKIKELGGLDAIALSHPHYYSTQVEWAETFDVPIYIHEDDKEWVMRPSSRIIYWSGESLQLADGLVIHRLGGHFKGGSVLHWEEGNDGKGILLTGDIIQVVADERWVSFMYSYPNLIPLPAKKVEEMVNRVKPLQFNRLYNAFHRVVKENANEAVERSAERYIKAVEGKLFHT, from the coding sequence ATGATGAAAAATTTCGTTTGTACAACGTGTGGTGTGCAGTATGCAGCGAGTGTAGAAGAACCGGTGAGTTGTCATATTTGTGATGAAGAGAGGCAATATGTTAATCCGAAAGGGCAGTCTTGGACGACTTTAGAAAACTTGCAAACAGATGATACATACAAAAATGAAATAATTGAAGAAGAAAATGGGCTTTATAGTATTACGACAAAACCAGAGTTTGCAATCGGGCAAACGGCATTTGTAGTGAAAACAGAATCATATCGTTTACTATGGGACTGTATTACTTATTTAGATGAAACGACAATTGAGAAGATAAAAGAGCTTGGCGGATTAGATGCGATTGCATTGTCTCATCCTCATTATTATTCAACACAAGTAGAATGGGCGGAGACGTTCGATGTACCAATTTATATACACGAAGATGATAAAGAATGGGTAATGCGCCCGAGTAGTCGTATTATTTATTGGTCTGGTGAGTCTTTACAATTAGCTGATGGATTGGTCATCCATCGTTTAGGAGGCCATTTCAAAGGAGGATCTGTATTACATTGGGAAGAAGGTAATGATGGAAAAGGAATTTTGTTAACAGGTGATATTATTCAAGTTGTAGCGGATGAACGATGGGTAAGCTTCATGTACAGCTATCCAAACTTGATTCCATTACCAGCGAAAAAAGTGGAAGAAATGGTGAATCGAGTGAAGCCGTTACAGTTTAATCGTTTATACAACGCTTTTCATCGAGTAGTAAAAGAAAATGCAAATGAGGCAGTTGAACGTTCTGCTGAAAGATATATTAAGGCGGTAGAAGGAAAGTTGTTTCATACGTAA
- a CDS encoding helix-turn-helix domain-containing protein, with product MKQYNIPIEATLEIIGGKWKVVILCHLTKGTKRTSELQRLIPEISVRMLTQQLRELEEDGVITRKIYTEIPPRVEYSLTDYGWSLQNVLNQLTVWGERCVDRKKW from the coding sequence GTGAAACAATATAATATACCGATAGAAGCAACTTTAGAAATTATCGGGGGAAAGTGGAAGGTCGTTATTTTATGTCACTTAACGAAAGGGACAAAGAGAACGAGTGAGTTACAACGTTTGATTCCTGAAATTTCTGTTAGAATGTTGACTCAGCAATTACGTGAGTTAGAAGAAGATGGTGTGATTACACGTAAAATCTATACAGAAATTCCACCTCGAGTAGAATACTCCTTAACTGATTATGGTTGGTCTTTACAAAATGTATTAAACCAATTAACAGTATGGGGAGAACGATGCGTAGATAGAAAAAAATGGTAA
- a CDS encoding class I adenylate-forming enzyme family protein, translating into MRTMRQLLQKRAMQSPNLEALVGGEKRYSFQQYNERVNQLAQYLLQNGVQRGDRIGILCKNNHPFPSIMMASLKIGAVFIPLNHQLTVYELETIVKEAKLKVLVIDEEFSEVLLKIDAVKEISYVIKTTKEGFGSFELELQEQPITEPNVEVHEEDDAIYLFTSGTTGQAKACVIGHKNLHHYFAEIAGQREIPAGERFLSVHPLFHMSGVLSILNCIYHGVTMIFLADSNPTLIWDKIEEEKITTMLAFPAVYSYMLDELNKKERNISTFKVAQSGGTKVPETLIQKYMEKGIYMVQGYGSTEGWVVTSWHPMMGKEKMSSVGKTLKNVEVKIVHPETGHELTTNEVGEIHVRSPYMFKGYWNNEKATKKVVKDNWFNMGDAGMLDDDGFLHIMGRYKDVIIRGGDNVYPDQVEDVIHEIHGVLEVAVVGVPDDFWGEVPRAYIVKDSERTLTEESIIQYCKEKLASYKIPEVVFVEELPKNALGKVLKRELRDVVLVK; encoded by the coding sequence TTGAGAACGATGCGACAATTATTACAAAAAAGAGCAATGCAATCACCAAATTTGGAAGCGCTTGTAGGGGGAGAGAAAAGGTATTCGTTTCAGCAGTATAATGAACGAGTAAATCAGCTTGCACAGTATTTGTTACAAAACGGTGTGCAAAGAGGCGATCGTATAGGAATCCTTTGCAAAAATAATCACCCATTTCCAAGTATTATGATGGCAAGCTTAAAAATTGGAGCGGTATTTATTCCGCTAAATCATCAGCTTACTGTTTATGAACTAGAAACGATTGTAAAAGAAGCGAAATTAAAAGTATTAGTTATTGATGAAGAATTTAGTGAAGTTTTATTAAAAATTGATGCCGTTAAAGAAATTTCTTATGTAATTAAAACGACAAAAGAAGGCTTTGGTTCATTTGAATTAGAATTGCAAGAACAGCCAATTACAGAACCGAACGTAGAAGTGCATGAAGAGGATGATGCAATTTACTTATTTACTTCCGGAACAACTGGACAGGCAAAAGCATGCGTAATCGGACATAAAAACTTACATCATTATTTTGCTGAGATTGCGGGGCAAAGGGAAATTCCAGCAGGTGAACGCTTTTTATCCGTGCATCCATTGTTTCATATGAGTGGCGTGCTTTCTATTTTAAATTGTATTTATCATGGTGTTACGATGATTTTCTTAGCTGATTCGAATCCTACTCTTATTTGGGATAAGATTGAAGAAGAGAAAATTACTACGATGCTTGCATTCCCGGCTGTTTATAGCTACATGCTTGATGAACTAAATAAAAAAGAACGTAACATTTCAACCTTTAAAGTAGCACAAAGCGGTGGAACAAAAGTGCCAGAAACGCTTATCCAAAAATATATGGAAAAAGGAATCTATATGGTGCAAGGCTATGGTAGTACAGAAGGTTGGGTTGTAACTTCATGGCATCCAATGATGGGAAAAGAAAAGATGTCTTCTGTAGGGAAAACCTTGAAAAATGTAGAGGTGAAAATTGTTCATCCAGAAACAGGACATGAACTAACAACTAATGAAGTTGGGGAGATTCACGTAAGAAGTCCATACATGTTTAAAGGATATTGGAATAATGAAAAGGCGACAAAGAAGGTAGTAAAGGATAATTGGTTTAACATGGGCGATGCTGGCATGTTAGATGACGATGGATTCTTGCATATTATGGGAAGATATAAAGACGTTATTATACGCGGTGGTGACAACGTATATCCAGATCAAGTAGAAGATGTTATTCATGAAATACATGGTGTTTTAGAAGTTGCAGTAGTTGGAGTTCCAGATGACTTTTGGGGAGAGGTTCCAAGAGCTTACATTGTGAAAGATAGCGAAAGAACATTAACAGAAGAAAGTATTATTCAGTATTGTAAGGAGAAATTAGCAAGTTATAAAATACCAGAAGTGGTATTCGTAGAAGAGTTACCGAAAAACGCTTTAGGGAAAGTGTTGAAGAGAGAATTAAGGGATGTAGTTCTTGTGAAATAA
- a CDS encoding SRPBCC family protein, whose amino-acid sequence MAHTTTSMEIFGSPEQVWQLIGGFNSLPDWLPYIPSSKLTEGGRVRHLANPDGDTIIERLEVFNDKERYYTYSIMNAPFPVTNYLSTIKVKEGTESNTSLVEWSGTFTPVEVSDEEAINLFHSIYSDGLKALQQAFLD is encoded by the coding sequence ATGGCACATACTACTACATCTATGGAAATTTTCGGTTCACCTGAACAAGTATGGCAATTAATCGGAGGTTTCAACTCCCTTCCAGACTGGTTACCTTATATACCTAGCAGTAAATTAACTGAAGGCGGTCGTGTACGTCATCTAGCTAATCCAGATGGCGATACAATTATAGAACGCTTAGAAGTATTCAATGATAAGGAACGCTACTACACGTATTCAATCATGAATGCACCATTCCCAGTCACTAATTATCTATCTACAATCAAAGTTAAAGAAGGTACCGAAAGTAACACATCGTTAGTAGAATGGTCTGGTACTTTCACTCCTGTAGAGGTTAGTGATGAAGAGGCAATTAATCTGTTTCATAGCATCTACAGCGATGGACTGAAGGCATTGCAACAAGCATTTTTAGATTGA
- a CDS encoding GntR family transcriptional regulator, whose product MASGSTQVKYLGIYQKIKQQILDGEYKINEKIPSSPVLAEEFGVSALTIKKALDLLVRDGYIIRRRGSGTVVQDWRQQEKARMIQTLTGTKAVYGSEVESEIIEFTIVGADEIIAEKLGISVGDFVYKIIRLRIIHSIPTIMEHTWMPISVIPGVEASVLEESIYSHIQNKLGLEVGTSVVRVKGVRPDDREKQFMNLTIQDFLMRVEQVAYLTDGRTFEYSYADHLPETFEFETVITAKSYREA is encoded by the coding sequence ATGGCAAGCGGATCAACACAGGTAAAATACCTCGGCATTTACCAAAAAATTAAACAGCAAATTTTAGACGGCGAATATAAAATTAATGAAAAAATTCCAAGTAGCCCCGTCCTTGCTGAAGAATTTGGTGTTTCAGCTCTTACTATTAAAAAAGCGCTGGATCTGTTAGTGAGAGACGGATACATCATCCGCCGCCGCGGAAGTGGAACAGTCGTTCAAGATTGGCGTCAGCAGGAAAAGGCACGAATGATTCAAACTTTAACAGGTACGAAAGCCGTTTATGGCAGTGAGGTAGAAAGTGAAATTATCGAGTTTACGATTGTCGGTGCCGATGAAATCATTGCTGAAAAATTGGGCATTTCAGTGGGGGATTTTGTATATAAAATCATCCGTCTCCGCATCATTCACAGTATTCCAACGATTATGGAGCATACATGGATGCCTATTTCGGTCATCCCAGGTGTTGAAGCTTCGGTTTTAGAGGAATCGATCTACTCGCACATTCAAAATAAACTTGGACTTGAAGTAGGAACATCCGTTGTTAGGGTCAAAGGGGTTCGCCCAGATGATAGGGAAAAGCAATTTATGAACTTAACAATTCAAGATTTCTTAATGAGAGTTGAACAAGTAGCCTATTTAACGGACGGGCGCACTTTTGAGTACTCTTATGCTGATCACCTGCCGGAAACCTTTGAATTCGAAACAGTCATTACCGCAAAAAGTTATAGAGAGGCATAA
- a CDS encoding GNAT family N-acetyltransferase — protein sequence MKLPLLQVETERLIIRPFQKDDYESWLYGFNKRLPSQYKYDDGYQVMASSTKEWFTEWIRGFDEAAHRDEMYVLGIFRKEDGANIGKLELIKILRMDYQWAMMGYAIHNQYWKNGYGIESVKAAISLFFNSLHFHRIELHIRVDNEPSVRLAERAGFSFECKREAFSLENGKWMDFLIYYKNKEMNI from the coding sequence ATGAAGCTACCGCTATTACAAGTAGAGACAGAGAGACTCATTATCCGTCCATTTCAAAAAGATGATTATGAAAGTTGGTTATATGGATTTAATAAGAGGCTACCATCTCAGTATAAATATGACGATGGTTATCAAGTTATGGCATCATCAACAAAAGAATGGTTCACGGAATGGATAAGAGGTTTTGATGAAGCAGCACATCGAGATGAGATGTATGTATTAGGCATTTTTCGTAAAGAAGACGGAGCTAATATTGGAAAGCTAGAGCTTATAAAAATTTTACGTATGGACTATCAGTGGGCGATGATGGGGTATGCCATACATAATCAATATTGGAAAAATGGATACGGTATTGAAAGTGTGAAAGCTGCGATATCGTTATTTTTTAATAGTCTTCATTTTCATAGAATCGAATTACATATACGTGTTGATAATGAGCCATCAGTGCGTCTTGCAGAAAGAGCAGGCTTTTCATTTGAATGCAAGAGAGAGGCGTTTTCTTTGGAGAATGGTAAGTGGATGGATTTTCTTATTTATTATAAAAATAAGGAGATGAATATATGA
- a CDS encoding aldo/keto reductase, producing the protein MSKLLKEKIGFGTAPLGNMYRNIPEEEAIATVDAAWENGVRYFDTAPLYGSGLAEIRLGEALSKRNRDDYFLSTKVGRTISDELEDPSARDLGEKGGLFEFGRKNKMINDYSADATLRSIEQSLKRLKTDRLDFVFIHDLAQDFYGDEWISQFEIARTGAFRALTRLREEGVIKGWGLGVNKVESIELMLDLEEAKPNISLLAGRYSLLDHERALQRVMPAAVKHNMDIVVGGPYSSGILAGGAHFEYQKASPEIIAKVEKIKALADRHEISIKAAALQFSLANPAVATVVPGASKPERIAEDQTALSTVIPAAFWEEMREQKLVAPNAPLPINVK; encoded by the coding sequence ATGAGTAAATTACTAAAAGAAAAAATTGGTTTTGGTACAGCACCACTAGGAAATATGTACCGTAATATCCCAGAAGAAGAGGCAATCGCTACAGTGGATGCTGCTTGGGAGAATGGCGTTCGTTACTTTGATACAGCTCCACTTTATGGATCTGGTTTAGCAGAAATTCGTCTTGGTGAAGCACTATCAAAAAGAAATCGTGATGATTACTTTTTAAGTACAAAAGTAGGTCGAACGATTTCAGATGAACTAGAAGATCCATCTGCACGTGATTTAGGTGAAAAAGGCGGACTGTTCGAATTTGGCCGTAAAAATAAAATGATCAATGACTACAGCGCAGATGCAACACTTCGCTCTATCGAGCAAAGTTTGAAACGTTTAAAAACAGATCGACTAGACTTTGTTTTCATTCATGATTTAGCACAAGACTTTTATGGTGATGAGTGGATTTCACAATTTGAAATTGCTCGAACAGGAGCATTCCGTGCGCTAACACGCTTACGTGAAGAAGGCGTCATTAAAGGCTGGGGACTTGGAGTAAACAAAGTAGAATCGATTGAACTTATGCTTGATTTAGAAGAAGCGAAGCCAAATATCTCCTTACTAGCTGGTCGTTATTCATTACTAGACCACGAGCGTGCATTGCAACGAGTAATGCCAGCAGCTGTAAAGCATAATATGGATATTGTCGTTGGTGGCCCATATAGCTCAGGTATTCTTGCTGGAGGTGCTCACTTTGAATACCAAAAAGCATCACCAGAAATTATTGCAAAAGTTGAGAAAATCAAAGCTCTTGCAGATCGTCACGAAATCAGCATCAAGGCTGCTGCATTACAATTTTCATTAGCAAATCCAGCAGTTGCTACCGTTGTTCCTGGTGCAAGTAAACCGGAACGAATTGCAGAAGACCAAACTGCATTAAGCACAGTAATTCCAGCAGCATTCTGGGAAGAAATGCGCGAACAAAAACTAGTAGCACCTAATGCACCACTACCAATCAACGTAAAATAA
- a CDS encoding GNAT family N-acetyltransferase encodes MIYALAIIQNLFGPSKKVLNGLPNAVTIEEIEEDVLYNVQIYKEKISRFEEVCFNLELKRASIVLNKRFSSYNSSVRVLLDAGFSLYAAKIEVCRELNNVEEPERQYTYRSIAEGTLSEKEFKYIWEQCMSGSGNQTSILTIDEHFYSVQTELGKGWEKSCIVFYDKNEPIGMSIPHIETGTESEGRLFYFGVMPYYREKGIASHMHLQSLHMLKKMGATYYIGSTHTSNEKMQRIFWRNNCSLKTEIELYYKIFKED; translated from the coding sequence GTGATATACGCTCTTGCAATCATTCAGAATCTATTTGGCCCTTCTAAAAAAGTATTAAATGGCTTACCAAATGCAGTAACGATTGAAGAAATAGAAGAAGATGTTTTGTATAACGTACAAATATATAAAGAAAAGATAAGTAGATTTGAAGAGGTTTGTTTTAATTTGGAGTTAAAAAGAGCAAGTATTGTATTAAACAAAAGGTTTAGTAGTTATAACTCAAGTGTGAGAGTGTTACTTGATGCCGGTTTTTCTTTGTATGCCGCAAAGATAGAAGTATGTAGAGAATTGAACAATGTAGAAGAGCCTGAAAGACAATATACATATCGATCAATAGCAGAAGGAACGTTATCGGAAAAAGAATTTAAATATATTTGGGAACAATGTATGTCGGGTTCAGGGAATCAAACTTCAATTTTAACTATCGATGAGCATTTTTATTCAGTGCAAACAGAGTTAGGTAAGGGCTGGGAAAAGTCATGTATTGTTTTTTATGATAAAAATGAGCCGATTGGTATGTCCATACCGCATATAGAAACTGGAACAGAAAGTGAAGGACGATTATTTTATTTTGGGGTAATGCCTTATTATCGCGAGAAAGGAATTGCTTCCCATATGCATCTTCAATCGTTGCATATGTTAAAGAAAATGGGGGCTACTTATTATATCGGAAGTACACATACTTCAAATGAAAAGATGCAGAGGATATTTTGGAGGAATAATTGTTCGTTGAAAACGGAGATAGAGCTTTATTATAAAATTTTTAAAGAAGATTAG
- a CDS encoding phosphotransferase — MDISVIATQLVKEEVISRYPNSIKVLNGGTTSTVYLLDGKYVVKLNKAEVIREEANFLSFYEGNAIFSNLLYKEPLHTYIVYSFLEGSTSCKQGHKRITLSTLVNEVINKYEIVSDIDGWGWKESPVQSWNEFLTKNVMEAYENVRRYISKEEYRIVLKLAKRDAEINQPFLLHGDLGFHNCIFQGNKLHGVIDPLPVLGDPIYDLIYAFCSTPEDLTKETIDYVMKQCVFHKKDSELYEEIVICLYLRIDTCLRHHPKDLEDYLVAWRYWMDEVEVTL, encoded by the coding sequence ATGGACATTTCAGTAATCGCTACACAACTAGTTAAGGAGGAAGTTATTTCACGTTATCCAAATAGCATAAAAGTGTTGAATGGAGGAACGACAAGTACTGTATATTTGTTGGATGGAAAATACGTTGTAAAGCTGAATAAAGCGGAAGTAATACGTGAAGAAGCTAATTTTCTTTCTTTTTATGAGGGAAACGCTATATTTTCAAATCTTTTGTATAAGGAACCTTTACATACATATATTGTGTATTCTTTCCTTGAAGGTAGTACTTCGTGCAAACAGGGACATAAACGAATTACGCTTAGTACTCTTGTAAATGAAGTTATTAATAAGTATGAAATAGTTTCAGATATAGATGGTTGGGGATGGAAAGAAAGTCCGGTTCAATCTTGGAATGAATTTTTAACGAAAAATGTGATGGAAGCTTATGAAAATGTAAGACGTTACATAAGTAAAGAAGAGTATAGAATTGTTCTTAAATTAGCAAAGAGGGACGCTGAAATAAATCAGCCATTTTTATTGCATGGTGATCTTGGATTCCATAATTGTATATTTCAAGGAAATAAGCTGCACGGTGTAATTGATCCTTTACCAGTGTTAGGAGATCCTATATACGATTTAATTTATGCGTTCTGTTCAACTCCGGAAGATTTAACGAAAGAAACGATTGATTATGTGATGAAACAATGTGTATTTCATAAAAAAGACAGTGAGTTATATGAAGAAATAGTTATTTGCTTATATTTGCGTATAGATACGTGTTTAAGGCACCACCCGAAAGATTTAGAAGATTATTTAGTAGCTTGGCGGTATTGGATGGACGAGGTTGAGGTGACTTTATAA
- a CDS encoding SDR family NAD(P)-dependent oxidoreductase — protein sequence MRVFITGGSRGLGLQLVKVFHENGHIVYPLVRTEVAVTQLKQMFSGRCFPILADLSADESTEQIKKQLEEYTEYVDLVINNAGITGKETEILHTNSEELTDLFNIHCLGVIRAVKGTYVALAKSDHPRIINVSSRLGSLHKMANKEFPQGQFSYSYRIAKAAQNMLTLCLQQEFENKGIRVTAIHPGKLKTDIGAFDANMTPAEGAKNIYDWVIDSNEDISGKFIEPGVGELKW from the coding sequence ATGAGAGTGTTTATTACAGGTGGCAGCCGCGGGTTAGGGTTACAGTTAGTAAAAGTATTTCATGAAAATGGGCATATCGTTTATCCATTAGTTAGAACTGAGGTTGCGGTAACGCAATTGAAGCAAATGTTTAGTGGTAGATGTTTTCCTATATTGGCAGACTTATCGGCTGATGAGAGTACGGAGCAAATTAAGAAGCAGCTTGAGGAATATACAGAGTATGTTGATCTAGTTATAAATAACGCTGGCATTACTGGGAAGGAGACTGAGATTTTACATACAAATTCAGAAGAGTTAACGGACTTATTTAATATTCATTGCTTAGGTGTAATTCGGGCTGTAAAAGGTACATATGTGGCGTTAGCTAAATCGGATCATCCGAGAATAATAAATGTGTCCTCTCGATTAGGATCATTACATAAAATGGCGAACAAAGAGTTTCCGCAAGGCCAGTTCTCATATTCATATCGAATTGCTAAAGCTGCACAAAATATGTTAACACTCTGCTTACAACAAGAGTTTGAGAATAAAGGAATTCGTGTAACTGCCATTCACCCAGGAAAATTAAAAACTGATATTGGTGCCTTTGATGCGAATATGACTCCGGCTGAAGGAGCAAAAAATATATATGATTGGGTAATAGATTCAAATGAGGATATTTCAGGGAAGTTTATTGAGCCTGGTGTGGGGGAATTGAAGTGGTGA
- a CDS encoding helix-turn-helix domain-containing protein produces MKTYNIPVEATLEVIGGKWKVVILCHLKKGTKRTSELKRLMPGITQKMLTQQLRELEEDDVIQRKVYDQVPPKVEYSLTDYGSSLGAILDSLCTWGEVHLEKNGNTSMLITADE; encoded by the coding sequence ATGAAAACATATAATATTCCTGTAGAAGCGACTTTAGAAGTTATTGGCGGAAAATGGAAAGTTGTTATCCTTTGCCATTTAAAGAAAGGAACAAAAAGAACGAGCGAATTAAAACGTTTAATGCCTGGTATTACACAAAAAATGTTAACACAGCAATTACGTGAACTAGAAGAAGACGATGTAATCCAAAGAAAAGTGTATGACCAAGTGCCACCAAAAGTAGAGTACTCTTTAACGGATTACGGTTCTTCTTTAGGAGCCATACTCGATTCCCTCTGCACTTGGGGAGAAGTTCATCTTGAAAAAAACGGGAATACGTCCATGCTTATTACAGCTGATGAATAG
- a CDS encoding helix-turn-helix domain-containing protein yields the protein MKTYNIPVEATLEVIGGKWKVVILCHLKKDKKRTCELKQLMSGITQKMLTQQLRELEEDGVIERKVYNQVPPKVEYSLTDYGHSLDSILDSLCHWGENHLDKNGNTSMLITAAE from the coding sequence ATGAAAACATACAATATTCCTGTAGAGGCGACTTTAGAGGTTATCGGTGGGAAGTGGAAAGTAGTTATCCTTTGTCATTTGAAGAAAGACAAAAAGAGAACGTGCGAATTAAAACAATTAATGTCTGGTATTACACAAAAGATGTTAACACAACAATTACGTGAATTAGAAGAAGATGGTGTAATCGAGAGAAAAGTGTATAATCAAGTGCCGCCAAAAGTAGAGTATTCTTTAACTGATTACGGTCATTCTTTAGATTCTATACTCGATTCTCTTTGTCACTGGGGAGAAAATCATCTCGACAAGAATGGGAACACATCTATGCTCATAACAGCAGCTGAATAA